The following proteins come from a genomic window of Mammaliicoccus sp. Marseille-Q6498:
- a CDS encoding VOC family protein: MVIKNVTPYLYFNGTCEEALAFYSEALDGSVRESQTYGDAGVDVAQDSNRIIHAQLEVNDHLFMFSDIPNDDDSLNKNHNIYIVIEFDTLEQIKEVYDIFKEDGEVQMELEKAFWGQTYAKVIDKYGIGWDLCYTHQE; encoded by the coding sequence ATGGTGATTAAGAATGTTACACCTTATCTTTACTTTAATGGAACTTGCGAAGAAGCATTAGCATTTTATAGTGAAGCGCTAGATGGAAGTGTAAGAGAATCACAGACTTATGGTGACGCAGGAGTTGATGTGGCACAAGATTCTAATAGAATTATTCATGCACAATTAGAAGTTAATGATCATCTGTTTATGTTTTCAGATATACCGAATGATGATGATTCATTAAATAAGAACCATAACATATATATTGTTATAGAATTTGATACATTAGAACAAATTAAAGAAGTGTATGACATATTTAAAGAAGATGGAGAAGTTCAAATGGAACTTGAGAAAGCCTTCTGGGGCCAGACATATGCCAAAGTAATAGATAAATATGGTATAGGCTGGGATTTATGTTATACCCATCAAGAATAG
- a CDS encoding DNA repair protein: MYDYHLYEDRDILCVDMRNFFATVSCLNKGLDPETTKLAVISDTKRQGSIVLAATESLKEIGVKTGSRLFEIPRRNDIYIINPNMKSYVNYSVAITNIILRYVSAEQIHQHNIEEVFIDITNHYKRFSNTPKEFAELILNEILEETHVQCAIGIGSNMFLSKVAKDNEATEHNGYIAEWRYSDVQKKVWSIFPLNKFWGINDRVEKHLNDKGIFTVGDLANYPKEQLIRDYGMIGRDLHLNANGIDISEFREKHPILNPQITKNITLMKDYCYQETKNILLQMVEDLSMQLRSRDLLVKNISFTMAYSNESGVSKEYTLRDGTNLTMDIFRVIWSFAEQLCDKQALYRTLSITLNDFVPERARELNLFIEEFERERNEALNQKFKQDKHHAMS; encoded by the coding sequence ATGTATGATTATCATTTATATGAAGACCGGGATATCTTATGCGTTGATATGAGAAACTTTTTTGCAACTGTATCTTGCTTAAATAAAGGGCTTGACCCAGAAACAACTAAATTAGCAGTTATTTCAGATACGAAAAGACAAGGATCCATCGTATTAGCAGCTACTGAATCTTTAAAGGAAATTGGTGTGAAAACGGGATCTAGATTATTTGAGATACCACGAAGAAATGATATTTATATTATTAATCCTAACATGAAGAGCTATGTAAATTATTCAGTTGCTATAACGAATATCATATTAAGATATGTGTCAGCTGAACAAATTCATCAACATAACATTGAAGAAGTTTTTATAGATATAACAAATCACTATAAAAGATTTAGTAACACACCTAAAGAATTTGCTGAACTCATATTGAATGAAATATTGGAAGAAACTCATGTTCAATGTGCTATTGGGATAGGCTCGAACATGTTTTTAAGTAAAGTTGCTAAAGATAATGAAGCAACTGAACATAATGGATATATTGCAGAATGGAGATATTCAGACGTACAAAAGAAAGTATGGTCAATTTTTCCATTGAATAAATTTTGGGGAATTAATGATAGGGTGGAGAAGCATTTAAATGATAAAGGGATTTTTACAGTTGGAGATTTAGCGAATTATCCTAAAGAACAATTAATTAGAGATTATGGCATGATAGGGAGAGATTTGCATTTAAATGCAAATGGTATAGATATAAGTGAGTTTCGAGAAAAACATCCAATATTGAATCCACAAATAACAAAGAATATAACTTTGATGAAAGACTATTGCTATCAGGAAACGAAAAATATATTGCTACAAATGGTTGAAGATTTGTCTATGCAATTAAGATCGAGAGATTTATTAGTTAAGAACATTTCATTTACTATGGCATACAGTAATGAAAGTGGGGTAAGTAAGGAATATACTTTAAGAGATGGTACAAATTTAACAATGGATATTTTTAGAGTAATTTGGAGTTTTGCAGAGCAACTATGTGATAAACAGGCACTTTATCGTACGCTTAGTATTACACTTAATGATTTCGTGCCTGAAAGAGCAAGAGAACTTAATTTATTTATTGAAGAATTTGAAAGAGAGAGAAATGAAGCTTTAAATCAGAAATTTAAGCAGGATAAACATCATGCTATGTCGTGA